In Lachancea thermotolerans CBS 6340 chromosome H complete sequence, a single genomic region encodes these proteins:
- the GTT3 gene encoding Gtt3p (some similarities with uniprot|P39996 Saccharomyces cerevisiae YEL017W GTT3 Protein of unknown function with a possible role in glutathione metabolism as suggested by computational analysis of large-scale protein- protein interaction data GFP-fusion protein localizes to the nuclear periphery) — MSFKTWKKIELLDLADKLDLHASQASTKAVIANAIDKHLRQLDGPLDLNEFPELATYYEDAERVALEAEAAHSDASETSAVSDGTTSEGTSDGTSDGTSEGTSSEDESEPGHKMPRGTPFQNWFSQLDFSRVTPARGSFAFKFNEFLQDVQSRTIEANENVQDALSTIPAVDVVFLAIEAYVYVISKHLEFSAASPFVAIGSSWREVSALLGFWSVWSLITPALVGYYINFIRYDLPDVPVDPMVFHISKALFALLLAQWQPSFSDEAAYAVKDVAGSATFMDSVAHWSRFALAEWKQQLGLLPFILGCAGSALCLYVL, encoded by the coding sequence ATGTCCTTCAAGACGTGGAAGAAAATCGAACTACTAGACCTCGCGGACAAGCTGGACCTTCACGCGTCGCAAGCGTCTACCAAGGCCGTCATCGCAAATGCCATCGACAAGCACCTGCGGCAACTGGACGGGCCCTTGGACCTGAACGAGTTCCCAGAGCTCGCCACTTACTACGAGGACGCGGAGCGCGTGGCGCTCGAGGCCGAGGCCGCGCACAGCGACGCGAGCGAAACTAGCGCGGTCAGCGACGGCACCACCAGCGAAGGCACCAGCGACGGTACCAGCGACGGTACCAGCGAGGGCACGAGCTCCGAGGACGAGTCGGAGCCCGGCCACAAGATGCCTCGAGGCACGCCCTTCCAGAACTGGTTCTCGCAGCTGGACTTCTCGCGTGTCACGCCCGCGCGCGGCTCCTTcgccttcaagttcaacgaGTTTCTACAGGACGTGCAGTCGCGCACTATCGAGGCCAACGAGAACGTGCAGGATGCGCTGTCGACGATCCCCGCGGTGGACGTCGTGTTTTTGGCCATCGAGGCGTATGTTTACGTCATCAGCAAGCACCTCGAGTTTTCCGCGGCGTCTCCCTTCGTCGCGATCGGCTCCAGCTGGAGGGAGGTGAGCGCGTTGCTCGGGTTCTGGTCCGTATGGTCTCTCATCACGCCAGCGCTGGTAGGCTACTACATCAATTTCATCCGCTACGACCTGCCGGACGTTCCCGTGGACCCCATGGTCTTCCACATCAGCAAGGCGCTgttcgcgctgctgctcgcCCAGTGGCAGCCGTCGTTTTCCGACGAGGCTGCCTACGCGGTCAAGGACGTCGCGGGCAGCGCGACCTTCATGGACTCCGTCGCCCATTGGTCGCGCTTCGCGCTGGCCGAGTggaagcagcagctgggGCTGCTGCCCTTCATCCTTGGATGCGCAGGCTCCGCTCTGTGCCTGTACGTGTTGTAG
- the EAF5 gene encoding Eaf5p (weakly similar to uniprot|P39995 Saccharomyces cerevisiae YEL018W EAF5 Esa1p-associated factor subunit of the NuA4 acetyltransferase complex): MDEIIVLQTLYTLLVQNRTNRVSLVRLQTEINENALVHKLVPSTGKQVLSVHDILETIKRLFPKKTSLTDGQLTFYNLQLGEMRDTLFTLYERLKQELVERVKESEPAIDALIKDKTTSQRTRLLVLCRDTLLNKFEEHPRSKMYLESPGHAAGAVRERLDLELIRQRTPASILELQAWLQVCVANATMYHRSGTAEWRDARASQGELDETIGFVRSVLE, from the coding sequence ATGGACGAGATCATAGTGCTACAGACCCTGTACACACTGCTGGTCCAAAACAGGACCAACCGTGTCTCGTTGGTGCGGCTGCAGACAGAGATCAACGAAAACGCGCTGGTGCACAAGCTAGTGCCGAGCACCGGGAAGCAGGTGCTGTCGGTGCACGACATCCTGGAAACGATCAAACGCCTGTTCCCCAAGAAGACGTCGCTCACGGACGGGCAATTGACATTCTACAACTTGCAGCTGGGCGAGATGCGAGATACACTGTTTACGCTGTACGAAAGGCTCAAACAAGAACTAGTAGAGCGCGTGAAGGAGAGCGAGCCCGCGATCGACGCGCTGATAAAGGACAAGACCACGTCGCAGCGCACGCGGCTCCTGGTGCTTTGCAGGGATACGCTGCTGAACAAGTTCGAGGAGCACCCGCGGTCCAAGATGTACCTGGAGAGCCCCGGGCAcgccgcgggcgcggtGCGCGAGCGGCTGGACCTGGAGCTGATACGCCAACGCACGCCTGCGAGCATCCTGGAGCTGCAGGCGTGGCTCCAGGTGTGCGTGGCGAACGCAACAATGTACCACCGCAGCGGGACGGCGGAGTGGCGCGACGCGCGCGCGAGCCAGGGCGAGCTGGACGAGACCATCGGGTTTGTGCGGAGCGTCCTGGAGTAG
- the MMS21 gene encoding SUMO ligase MMS21 (similar to uniprot|P38632 Saccharomyces cerevisiae YEL019C MMS21 Protein involved in DNA repair mutants are sensitive to the alkylating agent methyl methanesulfonate and show increased spontaneous mutation and mitotic recombination) yields the protein MSLLKFQAGKRIAFTTNTNTKPMPRETPTAVPESVPLHHTALQVFHDWRPSDISAILNETRSQFSQLLDQLSEVNATSPDVVDTLTQTFREFRHLEAQQNSLQNNIDLAKSKYRSQCEELPPVTWETWDAYREGELRAPHLLHVFEETERDSESQPPPANSADELSRLYRALPHIAADPQCILPDEAADDDVQIAGGQIELACPITCKPFQRPMISRKCGHVFDHAGIEQYLSAQSTRDCPQGACGQKVSMRDFVPDRLMELRCKITRAREGSRKAQRALENVVPI from the coding sequence ATGTCgctcttgaaatttcaagcaGGGAAACGCATCGCGTTCACAACCAACACAAACACCAAACCGATGCCCCGAGAAACACCAACAGCGGTGCCCGAAAGCGTTCCGCTGCACCACACTGCTCTGCAGGTGTTCCACGACTGGAGGCCCAGCGACATTAGCGCGATTCTCAACGAAACCAGATCGCAGTTCTCTCAGCTGCTTGACCAGCTCTCAGAGGTAAATGCCACGAGCCCGGATGTGGTGGACACGCTTACACAGACGTTCCGAGAATTCCGACACCTTGAAGCACAGCAGAATAGCCTACAGAACAACATCGACCTTGCAAAGTCCAAGTACCGCTCGCAGTGCGAAGAACTACCGCCCGTGACCTGGGAGACATGGGATGCGTACCGAGAAGGCGAGCTGCGCGCCCCGCATCTCCTGCACGTTTTCGAAGAGACAGAGCGAGACTCTGAGTCGCAGCCGCCACCGGCCAACAGCGCTGACGAACTTTCGCGGCTCTACCGCGCTCTCCCCCACATCGCAGCTGATCCTCAGTGCATCCTTCCGGACGAGGCGGCAGATGACGATGTGCAGATCGCGGGAGGACAGATTGAACTTGCCTGCCCGATCACCTGCAAGCCCTTCCAGCGGCCCATGATATCGCGCAAATGTGGGCACGTTTTCGACCACGCCGGTATCGAGCAGTACTTGAGTGCGCAATCTACCAGAGACTGCCCGCAGGGCGCGTGCGGACAAAAAGTATCCATGCGCGACTTCGTTCCCGACAGGCTCATGGAGCTCCGCTGTAAGATAACACGCGCTCGCGAAGGCTCCCGCAAGGCTCAGCGTGCCCTGGAGAACGTTGTCCCCATCTAA